In Clostridium ljungdahlii DSM 13528, the genomic window TTATAAAGCTTGCTATGGCTCTTACAGCTATACCTGTAGAACTTATAAATACAACTGCCTTGTAATTTGACATGGCAGTTTCCGCTGCATCCTTAAGTTTAAAACCTTCCATATTATTTTTAGAATAAAGATCTACAGGAAAATGCTTTTTTATCTTATCACTTATTTTATCTCCTGCAGTTGTAACGCTAATTACCGCTATTTTCATTTTTTGCCTTTCTGAACATATGTGTAAAATTTTCATCGTACAAAAGGCTCTTATCATATTTGCAATTGATAAAATCTCCTACAAGTATCTGCGCTGTTTTTGTTATATTTTCCTTCTTTACTTTTTCTACGATATCATCTAAAGTTCCTATAACACACTTTTCATCTTCCCAGGTAGCTTTTTGAATAACTGCTATAGGCACATTTCTTCCATAGCCTTTCTTTAATTTTTCCACTACCTTGTCTATCATACTTACAGACAAAAACAGTGCCATAGAAGCTCCTACAGAAGCTAATCTTTCCAAATTTTCTTTCTCTGGTACGGGAGTTCTTCCCTCTACTCTTGTGAGAATTATAGTTTGGCTTATACTTGGAAGGGTAAATTCTCTGTTTATAGCAGCTGCTGCAGCCGTAAAAGAACTTACTCCTGGAACAACTTCATAATCTATTCCAAGCTTGTCTAGTTCATCCATCTGTTCTCTTATAGCCCCATATATGGT contains:
- the cobM gene encoding precorrin-4 C(11)-methyltransferase; translation: MTNKVYFIGAGPGNADLITVKGRDILKTADVVIYAGSLVSKDHLEYCRVGVKVYNSASMTLNEVIDVIKKYHGEGKKIVRLHTGDPTIYGAIREQMDELDKLGIDYEVVPGVSSFTAAAAAINREFTLPSISQTIILTRVEGRTPVPEKENLERLASVGASMALFLSVSMIDKVVEKLKKGYGRNVPIAVIQKATWEDEKCVIGTLDDIVEKVKKENITKTAQILVGDFINCKYDKSLLYDENFTHMFRKAKNENSGN